A genomic segment from Aegilops tauschii subsp. strangulata cultivar AL8/78 chromosome 1, Aet v6.0, whole genome shotgun sequence encodes:
- the LOC109733320 gene encoding 18.1 kDa class I heat shock protein, with product MEAAGYRSRVVAEVDPRSEWVHGDEFDTLIVNVSGFTRDQLKVQVEPSGSLKISGERALNGGRQWCHFLKRFDLPGACDAAAIKVQLDKGVLYVQVPRSTDDSQEDALREEEDAGAFWSGGHTAAWRADEHPAWRLAKSLGEHRYVVLNVVLAVVLLWLVAFSNSKQSGGQIKNE from the exons ATGGAGGCGGCTGGGTATCGCTCCCGCGTCGTGGCTGAAGTCGACCCCCGCAGTGAATGGGTTCATGGGGACGAGTTCGACACGCTCATCGTCAACGTCTCAG GATTCACCAGGGACCAGCTCAAGGTCCAGGTGGAGCCGTCGGGGAGCCTCAAGATCAGCGGCGAGCGCGCCCTCAACGGCGGCCGCCAGTGGTGCCACTTCCTCAAGCGGTTCGACCTCCCCGGCGCCTGCGACGCCGCGGCGATCAAGGTCCAGCTCGACAAGGGCGTCCTCTACGTCCAGGTGCCCCGTTCCACGGACGACAGCCAAGAGGACGCGCTGCGAGAAGAGGAGGACGCTGGCGCGTTCTGGAGCGGCGGCCACACGGCGGCGTGGCGGGCCGATGAGCACCCGGCGTGGCGTCTGGCCAAGAGCCTGGGCGAGCACCGATACGTCGTCCTGAACGTCGTGCTCGCCGTCGTGCTCCTCTGGCTCGTCGCGTTCTCCAACAGCAAGCAGAGCGGTGGGCAGATCAAGAACGAATGA